From Anopheles maculipalpis chromosome X, idAnoMacuDA_375_x, whole genome shotgun sequence:
CTTACCCCATCGTTTCCCTTGAACAGCTCCTTCACTGGGTTGAGGGAAATCTTGTAACTTTGTTACTTAAATGAGagacaaaatgtttttttatattgtttgtttgtgagccTTTCCCTAAGGCCCGGCATTAGCGGGCATATTTCTACGAAGATGTCTTCCACGAAAATCTTAGTTTCGCGCAACCGCACAATGGTTAGTAACGTAgttataataatattaattatatttttatacataGCGTACAACTTTCGCGAAAAAGAGGATGTTTTAGGGATTAGTGCTGGGAAAAGGAtagtttagtttttatttttggatagATAGATACCCTAGACATCAGTATAGCAGATTTACAAATGCGGCAGCTACAGaagaaaacagagagaaagatagagagagaaagagagagaatatgataaaaaaggtttaataCAAATAGGtagttcttcttggcgtaTTTTTACCTTGCCAACCAATTCGAATATATTATGCTTAACGTGAATGAAACGCTTCAAATCCAATACGTTCTAGGTGCTGCATAGGCTTTGTAGTAGTATTttgtgtacgttttttttaatttaacccTCTTTTTGCAAATCTTTACACAGCACAACCCCAAACACTCGGTGTGTATGTTTTCGACTGACAATACGAGCCACGAGTTAGGATACATTCAGATTTTCGAGCTGGGTGACAGTAttagggagcaaaaaaaaaccttaagcAAGGAGTCAAAGAAACAGGTGCCTTTTAAAATAACCGAAATGTGgtgggaaaatgtgttttggtAACTTTCTGTTATATATTGAGTTGTTATAGGGAGAGAAAAATCCGAAAGAAATGGGATACTTAATTTGTATTTTCGTGCCGTCCCCTCGTGCTAGAAAAAACAGGTTGGCCACAGAGGAATAGGTGATCTCAATCCAAACATTATAGGAAtagaaaaagtaataattttgGTCCGGAGTTTCAAAAAAGTTACACCACTCAATCTGGTTCAGCATTCTATCGTGGAGTGCTTAAAACGCAGGCTATGCGATCACCTACAATACGTACGATTAGCTAGATTCATTTTAAAGAAAGTCACCGATTTGAGGGCACCTTCGTTTAAACAGCTCTACCACAATATTTTCAACAGCTTGTCTTTTGTGTTGACGCCTGAATCATGCGACAAACATTAAGTGACCAGTTTTTATACGTATTCCTTCcattaataaaagaaaaaaagctaattCCTTTTTAGGAATTTTACATCCGTTTCGTTTATGTCCCACttggaaagaatttttttcgAGCCTTTGAGTTGCCAAAACTACATTCGCTTCTCTATCAAATTTAATCAGTAACCATTATATACCTTCACAACGCGTAGTAACCGCGAATATACCTTCACAACGAGCAAAACATTTCTCCAGAACTCTGGGCTCAAGCCGTAAGACGAGCACTAATGATATCTTCAatggagcaaaacaaacgataaattCATCAACCTCGGACATAGTTACAACGACGACAACCGGTTCAAAAATATGTAGCAATGGGGCGAAGAAGAATAACGCCCGCGATTTTAGAGTACTTTTTTATTCTCATAAAACAACGTCATGAAATTAATGATGAGATATTTGTCAGGTGCGTTAATGACGAATTATCTTAAGCGCTGCCCTTTAACCCAATTTAGCCACATAACTTGTCGTGCGCGCCCGATAAAGCATGTCAATTATTTTTACACTCGAGTGATCCCTTCTTTCGCCCAGGTGAAGCGATGGGATACATCGGGGCCATAATTAACGCGCGCTGTTCATGCTTGGAGCTGGAGAGAGGGCAACATCTTCCACTTCTTCTGTCCACTGTCAATGAGTTGTGAGTCGATAGTAGACAGATGACCACTTAATGGCGAATTTTTCTGCGCTTGTGATGAAGCCTACTAGGCTTCATCACAAGCGAACAAGGATCTTGCATCGAGAATTATCCATTATGTGCAGGATTTCTGTACTCGAAGACAACTGTGGGGGTGCTCTACGGAGGCTTATGCGATTTCTACTTTGGACGACGCTTGTATCTCTCGTTTAATAAAAACTAATCTTTTTAGTTCCATCCAAATGGTCAATTGCCATTGAACCATCATCATTCTTTAAGTTTCACTAGAATTGATCGCGTTTCGCCAGTGGGTGAATGAGACTAGATGCGGTAGAAGaggtttattaaatttctgattAGCTATTTGCAGTGATCCGTGCTTTTCCCATATTTTCTCCTAACTTTTCAGTCCATATTTTCACACTAATTAGACGATGCAACAATTGTAGGATGACTGACAACATTACTGGATGCTGCCATGGCTACTACGCGAAACTTACTTCGCCAGCTAGACCTCACACCAGAATACTCCAAGGAAACAATAGCACacagcaaacagaaaacaattaTACGCAAAAAGTCGTAAGAATGGGAAGCCAGCGTGCGAAGGTGGCAGACGTACGCGACAAAACATGTGTTATAAACGGAATCCACTAGAATCCAGAGTACGTCCGTTGGTGACTCTCGATACGTGTTCGGGTTGTTCGTTTCGCACGTTTCGGGTTGTGCGTTGCGCATGTGTTCGCGCCTTGTTTGTCACCGTTGTCTTAACCATTACTCcaatcaccccccccccctcctcttcCATCCGCTGTCGCCACCTGAAGTTCATCCTCACGCGCCTCATTGCGAGGATGTAGTCTGGGGGAGAGAGCTTAATGGGGCTGTAGAGAAACAAAGTCGGCGAACAGCAAAGGTGGATAGAGTGGTAGAAAGGGCGACGATGTATAAAAAACAGATGCGGGGTAAAAGAAATGCCAAAGCACACCGGCCAAACGGGGTAGAGTATTTTATGCGATCGACAGCGGACGAAACTTCCTTAGTTATGATTTGTATCTGACACCGGTGACATCGCAACTTCGATATCCGGACTTATTGGACAGCTCTTTTGGGAGCACGCGTGTAAagtgtgtaaatgtgtgtatATGGTTCAGTGGCTAAGTGGTAAGTTGCTAGGGAGGATATTGTACTAGAGCCAGTGTGGTGGTTGAAGGACTCTAATCGATTGTGACGCGACAAGTTCAATACAACGCGACAAGATAAATATGGATTGCAAAATTTGTTCACCATTCGGGTCCTCACGGTTTGCGGCgcaattttttaattgtttgaatGAGTGAGACATCCTAATAGTtgatccttcttttttggATTAATGTACGACGTAATGAATGTGTGCATCTGTGTAACGGGCACTTGCCGTGCAAAATATGATATAAATTCACCGGGTTCGCATGATTAATTTTTCGCGATCAATCAATTGTCTTATTAAAGGCAGACGGCGAAGCATACGAAGAAAGGATAGAACGTACATCCGCCCCAAACAACCcatcaacaccaacaaccacctaTCCCCTTCCCAAGGAACAAGCGCTcacgcaccagcagcagcatggaaCAGCAAGTCGGGTGCACCGAGCACGCCGATCGCAGCACGTCGCAGATCTGAGGAAGCGATCAACGGGCCGGAAGAGGACGGACGATCGGTGCAACCGTCCGCTTGTCCGACCGGAAGTGGGCCGAACGAAACCACACAGCAGCCTCCCAGCCAAGAGTACCGAcataccaccaccacaacgaaCCACAACAACGGAGCCGAAGAAATGCGGCGAATCGAATTTTGCAACAGTTCCGCCACCAACTCAACCACCCCCGACTCCACCGTTGCTGGACCGGATGTTGTTACGAATCCAGTACGATTGGTGGTCGTTCGTGTACGTCATCGAAACGACAATATAAATGTACATTTGCATACATACCGCAATGGTGGCGGTGGTAAATGCGAACCACTGCGAAAGGATTGGTGCAGAATGCTGTGCCCCGGTATGATTTGTAAGTATCTTCAAAACTGCGAACCCGCTGGTAATCAGCCACTCAGGACGGGGGGATAGACATTGTAAAGAAGAACGTTACGATGTTCAAATTCGGTACTTGCATATTTTGTATGCGTCGAGTACGAGAATACACACAATAGGGGAGAGGGGTAAAAGAGATTGTAGGAAAACGTTGTGCAAATTAGGCAAGGAAAGCGTGCGCTTTTGAAAAAGCTCTGAGTGTGTGTTGAAAAAGGCTGTGAATGAAAAGCGCGCGAATATTTTACTTCTGGTTTGTCTCCATTTGAGACATTGGCTATCTAAGAATTATCTACTAAGCACAAACTgattatttccttttctttttggagAATATTTGGAAttaaatcttcttctttttatttaacgACCCAACAGGTCACggcggccatctaatggcttactagacttgttaaTATTCATGCagtaatcagtcctcactacgggggaaaggcccggatgggttttgaactcCGATTCTGCCGTTTAATCATGCAGACTGAGTGAAAAAACCAACTTTCATGAAGGCTATACGACAGACAGCTTTATTCCCAGTCGAACGACGATTTAAAAATGGCATCCAACGAGCACATGATGTGTATTGCGCGTTCGTACCACTTATTACTCTGTACACTTTAGCAAACATCATATTTCTCATTGTGACACCGAGAGAAATTACATACACCTTCCTTCCACATCTTCCACCAAGCAAAAGGTCACCTCCCGCTCGGTGTGCTAGTATTGCAGAGGGATTATGTTTCCCCTTCATTATCCGGATGGCTGTGTCTGTACCAGCATACCTGTCATTAATTATCGTCCAATGATAGCTATCAGCTTCATTCTTGTCGCGATTATCGTCCACTTGGACGCTGCGCTTGCAGAAGCACCAGAAGGTGTGTAATTTACACCATTAGCTATTGCTCATTACGCCGTTAAGTACAATTTCTGGGGCACCCTTCATTCTCGGACGCACAGGAcaagaaaacacacattccTGCGTTGTTATTAGATGTACATTGTTCCAAATTTTTGGCATTATTGGGGTGAGAATTTCCTGAGCAAGTTCAATTAACGATTAATTCCTTAACGCAGCTGTGCACGAGGTCCTGCTGGCGGTATTTCTCAGTATGGCGGTCCTGTCGGTGGACTCAAAATCGATAGACACaaagcaggagcagcagcagcagcaacaccaacaacaccatccCCACCACCAGCAAGCCCAAACACCGGAGCAACGCATGTGGTTAAATCCCTGTGGCTATCCTTCGCCGTACGAAATTACGATCAACACTCCAATCAATATCGACCTTTCGAAGATGCGTGATCAGGTCAACACATCGCTCGGCACAATGGAGGTGTCAATCAGGAACTACGTAAGTATGCCTTCTACACCATCTTATCGGCTACAGTGCATGATCAAAGTATCCCCATCTGTAAACCCAGACTAAAACCATCTTCGGTGTACCGATGGATCGGCATCACACGACCTGGGAAAGTCGGGACGAACCGTGGATCTATAAGGACCTGCTGCGT
This genomic window contains:
- the LOC126566765 gene encoding uncharacterized protein LOC126566765 encodes the protein MSSTKILVSRNRTMHNPKHSVCMFSTDNTSHELGYIQIFELGDRTSAHAPAAAWNSKSGAPSTPIAARRRSEEAINGPEEDGRSVQPSACPTGSGPNETTQQPPSQEYRHTTTTTNHNNGAEEMRRIEFCNSSATNSTTPDSTVAGPDVVTNPVRLVVVRVRHRNDNINVHLHTYRNGGGGKCEPLRKDWCRMLCPGMISVHEVLLAVFLSMAVLSVDSKSIDTKQEQQQQQHQQHHPHHQQAQTPEQRMWLNPCGYPSPYEITINTPINIDLSKMRDQVNTSLGTMEVSIRNYTKTIFGVPMDRHHTTWESRDEPWIYKDLLRIPKKFRNDIVDTIYMRISYMSIQEATRDFYRLLKDSYRRYIRLAKGIEKMKEDLENVHNKAKYKRYEIELLNQVREEVRQSLQQVLCEIFEVLVVIDKKFLFQTLREDHSIDINDSYLDESERKLRDWTIYRELINQLEYIIQYMKALEQRRAVKGANQSTE